One genomic window of Camelina sativa cultivar DH55 chromosome 5, Cs, whole genome shotgun sequence includes the following:
- the LOC104785114 gene encoding protein COLD-REGULATED 15B, chloroplastic-like, which translates to MAMSFSGAVLTGMGSSFHSVGTKQSSVGAVGFGRKSELVVVAQRKKSLVYAVKGDGNILDDINDATKKASDFMTEKTKEALVDGEKAKDYVVEKTIEANETATDEAKKAFDYVTEKGKEAGNKAAEFVEGKAGEAKDA; encoded by the exons ATGGCGATGTCTTTCTCAGGAGCTGTTCTCACTGGCATGGGTTCTTCTTTCCACAGCGTAGGAACCAAGCAGAGCAGCGTTGGTGCCGTCGGATTTGGCCGAAAGAGTGAACTTGTCGTCGTTGCTCAGCGCAAGAAGTCGTTGGTATACGCCGTTAAAGGTGACGGCAACATCCTCGATGACATCAACGACGCGAC AAAGAAAGCTTCAGATTTTATGACGGAAAAGACAAAGGAAGCTTTGGTGGATGGTGAGAAAGCAAAAGACTACGTTGTTGAGAAAACCATTGAAGCCAATGAGACGGCGACTGATGAAGCTAAGAAAGCTTTTGATTATGTGACTGAGAAAGGCAAAGAAGCCGGAAACAAGGCGGCTGAGTTCGTAGAGGGTAAAGCAGGAGAGGCTAAGGATGCATAA
- the LOC104785113 gene encoding protein COLD-REGULATED 15A, chloroplastic yields MAMSFSGAVLTGMGSSFHSGAKQSGISSVGVSQKTQFVVVAQRKKSLVYAAKGDGNILDDLNEATKKASDFVTDKTKEALADGEKAKDYVVEKTSENTDTLTKEAEKAAAYVEEKGKEGANKAAEFAEGKAGDAKDATK; encoded by the exons ATGGCGATGTCTTTCTCAGGAGCTGTTCTCACTGGCATGGGTTCTTCTTTCCACAGTGGAGCCAAGCAAAGCGGCATTAGTTCTGTCGGAGTTAGCCAAAAGACTCAGTTCGTCGTCGTCGCTCAGCGCAAGAAGTCTTTGGTCTACGCCGCTAAAGGCGATGGCAACATCCTCGATGACCTCAACGAGGCCAC AAAGAAAGCTTCAGATTTCGTGACTGACAAGACAAAGGAAGCGTTGGCAGATGGCGAGAAAGCAAAAGACTACGTTGTTGAGAAAACGAGTGAAAACACAGATACATTGACTAAAGAAGCTGAGAAAGCAGCGGCGTATGTggaggaaaaaggaaaagaaggagCAAACAAGGCGGCTGAGTTCGCTGAGGGTAAAGCAGGAGATGCTAAGGATGCCACAAAGTAG